From a region of the Syntrophobacterales bacterium genome:
- a CDS encoding ATP-binding protein: MNNHYRTFYGFTKTPFADAIGLAEILKTEALTGVSQRVAYAVGLGAAGVITGEIGSGKSTALRYAVSLLHPSEYRCLYVIGSSGSILELYRQLAAELGIETASSSRAVLLRHIRKGIGELVENQKKKIVLIIDEASLLRLDVFAELHTLLPIGKDARPGLSVIFAGHDSLIDKLMYRPSQPLASRVVARSHLEGVDREKMEAYIVHHLRIAGVENNLYDPTAVTAIHQGSGGLFRKANHLARGALIAAAAGQSMTVSAEHVRLAATELF; encoded by the coding sequence ATGAATAATCACTACCGTACCTTTTATGGTTTTACAAAGACGCCCTTTGCCGATGCGATCGGCCTGGCGGAAATCCTCAAGACGGAAGCGCTGACCGGCGTGAGCCAACGGGTGGCGTATGCGGTGGGGCTGGGTGCCGCCGGCGTGATTACCGGCGAGATCGGCAGCGGCAAGTCCACGGCCCTGCGATATGCCGTCAGTCTGCTTCATCCATCCGAATACCGCTGTCTTTATGTCATCGGTTCTTCAGGATCGATACTGGAACTCTACCGGCAACTGGCGGCCGAACTGGGAATCGAGACCGCCAGCAGCTCACGGGCGGTGCTGCTCCGGCATATCCGAAAAGGAATCGGTGAACTGGTGGAAAACCAGAAAAAAAAGATCGTGCTGATCATTGACGAGGCCTCCCTGTTGCGGCTGGATGTTTTTGCCGAACTGCATACGCTGTTGCCCATCGGCAAAGACGCCAGACCGGGGTTATCGGTCATTTTCGCCGGACACGACAGTTTGATCGACAAGCTCATGTATCGGCCCTCCCAGCCGCTGGCCTCCCGGGTGGTGGCCCGCAGCCATCTGGAAGGCGTGGACCGGGAAAAAATGGAAGCCTATATCGTACACCACCTGCGGATCGCGGGAGTGGAAAACAACCTCTATGACCCCACCGCCGTCACGGCCATTCATCAGGGCTCCGGCGGCCTGTTCCGAAAGGCCAATCATCTGGCCAGGGGCGCCCTGATCGCGGCGGCGGCGGGCCAGTCCATGACCGTATCCGCCGAGCACGTCCGCCTGGCGGCAACGGAACTGTTTTAA